In Candidatus Rokuibacteriota bacterium, a single window of DNA contains:
- a CDS encoding amino acid ABC transporter permease: MAYKFDWGVLLVYRHLLWQGLLLTVQISALSMVLSLVLGGVLGLGRRAGVMPVRWLCGAYVEFFRNIPLIVQLFFWYFAVGLEAFPAAVIGLTVYTSAYIAEVIRSGLQSIPRTQIEAARSFGMTPFQALRHVVLPQALMRVIPPLGVEFINVIKNSSIAMTISVTELTFQTQQIESLTFRGFEAATAITILYVLLASSIVLLMAAIERLVRLDLRVG; encoded by the coding sequence ATGGCCTACAAGTTCGACTGGGGCGTGCTCCTGGTCTACCGGCACCTGCTCTGGCAGGGGCTGCTCCTAACAGTGCAGATCTCCGCCCTGAGCATGGTACTGAGTCTCGTCCTGGGTGGGGTGCTCGGGCTCGGGCGCCGGGCGGGGGTGATGCCCGTCCGGTGGCTTTGCGGTGCTTACGTCGAGTTCTTCCGGAATATCCCGCTGATTGTCCAGCTCTTCTTCTGGTACTTCGCGGTCGGTCTGGAAGCCTTCCCCGCCGCCGTGATCGGGTTGACCGTCTACACGAGCGCGTACATCGCCGAGGTGATTCGCTCGGGCCTGCAGTCGATTCCCCGCACACAGATCGAGGCCGCGCGCTCCTTCGGCATGACGCCGTTCCAGGCCCTCCGCCATGTCGTCCTGCCGCAGGCCCTGATGCGGGTCATTCCACCTCTCGGCGTCGAGTTCATCAACGTCATCAAGAACTCGTCCATCGCCATGACCATCAGCGTGACGGAGCTGACGTTCCAGACCCAGCAGATCGAGTCCCTGACGTTCCGCGGCTTCGAGGCCGCCACCGCCATCACGATCCTCTACGTACTCCTCGCCTCCTCGATCGTGCTGCTCATGGCCGCGATCGAGCGGTTGGTGCGGCTGGACCTCCGGGTGGGTTGA
- a CDS encoding amino acid ABC transporter permease — MDLRVIVENLPYMLTGLRWTIILAAVSMAGSFVCGAAFAMLRLSPWWWVRWPAILYIDIVRTVPLIMVIFWAFFLVPVLTGHATTPVKAALFALILFNTSYMAEVIRAGIQSIPKGQVEASRAIGLTYLQAMRHVVLPQALRHMSPALVSRFIALFMGTSLVYIIGVTEFFRAANNVNNRVYRSYEIYGFVAIVYFVCCYALSLASAALERRFAVPDGAGSETRAGALTVRDRPWGVRTVTSVFGRVTGSDFRRPE, encoded by the coding sequence GTGGATCTCCGCGTCATCGTCGAGAACCTGCCCTACATGCTCACCGGTCTTCGGTGGACGATCATCCTAGCGGCGGTCAGCATGGCGGGGAGCTTCGTGTGCGGAGCCGCGTTCGCGATGCTGCGGCTTTCCCCGTGGTGGTGGGTGCGGTGGCCGGCCATTCTCTATATCGACATTGTCCGCACCGTGCCCCTGATCATGGTGATCTTCTGGGCGTTCTTTCTCGTGCCCGTGCTCACGGGTCACGCCACGACCCCCGTGAAAGCGGCGCTCTTCGCCCTCATCCTGTTTAACACGAGCTACATGGCGGAGGTGATCCGAGCCGGGATCCAGTCGATCCCGAAGGGACAGGTGGAGGCGTCCCGCGCCATCGGGCTCACCTACCTCCAAGCCATGCGTCATGTGGTGCTGCCCCAGGCGTTGCGGCACATGAGCCCGGCCCTCGTGAGCCGGTTCATCGCGCTGTTCATGGGCACCTCGCTCGTCTACATCATCGGCGTGACGGAGTTCTTCCGCGCAGCCAACAATGTGAACAACCGCGTGTACCGTTCGTACGAAATCTATGGGTTCGTGGCCATCGTCTACTTCGTCTGCTGCTACGCACTCTCGCTCGCGAGTGCCGCGTTGGAGCGCCGCTTCGCGGTGCCCGACGGCGCGGGATCGGAGACGCGAGCGGGTGCCCTCACGGTGCGTGACCGGCCCTGGGGCGTGCGGACGGTCACCAGCGTGTTCGGCCGAGTGACAGGGTCCGACTTCCGGCGCCCGGAGTGA
- a CDS encoding transporter substrate-binding domain-containing protein — MRVTRVLTAVLVAALMVVWAGSATAQESTLEVVKKRGTLIAGVKADYPPFGYTDKDGQLVGFDIEIMNYVAKKLGVKLDLRPVTSANRIPMLSSGTIDVLAASFTITIEREKVVDFTIPYFLSGGSFLVKKGSGIKGYASLAGKTVTFTQGTPWEKKTLQEQPRAKTLVFQDKPQAVLAVKQGKADAYVDDDIPLYLFAKEHPELEVVSGATAKQPMGIAVRENDSKWRDFINFTLIEMWEDGTYKAVHRKLFGVDPDHDLRIFPWKL; from the coding sequence ATGCGAGTGACACGGGTGCTCACGGCGGTGTTGGTGGCGGCTCTCATGGTGGTCTGGGCGGGCTCGGCGACGGCGCAGGAGTCCACGCTCGAGGTCGTGAAGAAGCGCGGGACCCTGATCGCGGGTGTCAAGGCCGACTATCCCCCGTTCGGCTACACAGACAAGGACGGGCAGCTCGTCGGCTTCGACATCGAGATCATGAACTACGTGGCGAAGAAGCTGGGGGTCAAGCTCGACCTGCGTCCGGTCACGTCCGCGAACCGCATCCCGATGCTGTCGAGCGGCACCATCGACGTGCTGGCCGCGAGCTTCACGATCACGATCGAGCGCGAGAAGGTGGTGGACTTCACGATCCCGTACTTCCTGAGCGGCGGCAGCTTCCTTGTCAAGAAGGGCAGCGGGATCAAGGGCTACGCGAGCCTGGCCGGGAAGACCGTGACTTTCACCCAGGGCACTCCGTGGGAGAAAAAGACCCTGCAGGAGCAGCCGCGGGCCAAGACGCTCGTCTTCCAGGACAAGCCGCAGGCGGTGCTGGCGGTGAAGCAGGGCAAGGCCGATGCGTACGTGGACGACGACATTCCCCTTTACCTCTTCGCGAAGGAGCATCCCGAGCTGGAAGTGGTGAGCGGCGCGACGGCCAAGCAGCCGATGGGGATCGCCGTCCGCGAGAACGACTCCAAGTGGCGGGACTTCATCAACTTCACGCTCATCGAGATGTGGGAGGACGGGACCTACAAGGCCGTCCACCGAAAGCTCTTCGGCGTCGATCCCGATCACGACCTGCGGATCTTCCCCTGGAAGCTCTAG
- a CDS encoding sugar ABC transporter permease: MIGPAVLYIVLVLGVPFLLALYYSVSDISMGSRTLGFVGLKNFASVVQTTKFQTSLKNTFVFAIVSQILVVVLGTVLALALSRDFRGKWFVRLLILLPWVAPISLGTIGWLWILDSTYSVINWTLEALGLIGADGWYMWLGVPYLAMGSVILIQVWRILPLATVILLAGLTSIPHDIHDAAQVDGAGFFRHLFQITMPLIHPIMLVAGLFGLVFAFTDMIVIFVLTRGGPYDTTQVLASLAFFTGIQGGDMAEGAAIAVFLFPLLVAVAIAFLRAARRTEVM, encoded by the coding sequence ATGATCGGGCCGGCCGTGCTCTACATCGTCCTCGTCCTGGGCGTGCCGTTCCTGCTCGCGCTCTACTACAGCGTCAGCGATATCAGCATGGGCAGCCGCACGCTCGGCTTCGTGGGGCTCAAGAACTTCGCGAGCGTCGTCCAGACGACGAAGTTCCAGACCTCGCTGAAGAACACGTTCGTCTTCGCGATCGTGTCCCAGATCCTCGTGGTGGTGCTGGGCACGGTGCTCGCGCTCGCGCTCTCGCGCGACTTCCGGGGCAAGTGGTTCGTACGCCTGCTGATCCTGCTGCCCTGGGTGGCGCCGATCTCGCTGGGGACGATCGGCTGGCTCTGGATCCTCGACTCCACCTACAGCGTGATCAACTGGACCCTGGAGGCGCTCGGGCTCATCGGCGCCGACGGCTGGTACATGTGGCTGGGCGTGCCGTATCTGGCCATGGGGTCTGTCATCTTGATCCAGGTGTGGCGGATCCTCCCGCTCGCCACCGTCATCCTGCTCGCGGGACTCACCTCGATCCCCCACGACATCCACGACGCCGCCCAAGTGGACGGTGCCGGCTTCTTCCGGCACCTGTTCCAGATCACGATGCCGCTCATCCACCCGATCATGCTCGTGGCGGGACTCTTCGGCCTCGTCTTCGCCTTCACCGACATGATCGTGATCTTCGTGCTCACGCGCGGCGGTCCCTACGACACCACCCAGGTGCTGGCAAGCCTGGCCTTTTTCACGGGCATCCAGGGAGGCGACATGGCCGAGGGTGCGGCAATCGCGGTCTTCCTGTTCCCGCTGCTGGTGGCGGTGGCGATCGCCTTCCTCCGCGCCGCCCGCCGGACCGAGGTGATGTGA
- a CDS encoding carbohydrate ABC transporter permease, with product MAAERARRWGFRAGHFGIVGLFTVFTAFPFYWMLITMFKRESDLLKRANNPFVYNEPPTLENIRVLFEETLYGRWLANTLFVGLLVVVITLVLALPAGYALARLAGRWGEPLGIGIFLTYLVPPTLLFIPMSRVIGDLGLQDSLWSLVLVYPSFTVPFCTWLLMGFFKAIPPDLEEAAMIDGHSRLGAFVKVVVPLSMAGILTVIIFTLTLVMQEFVYALTFITAARNYTVSVGVPTFLVHGDVYFWGSLMAGCFIASVPIAILYNFFVDRFIAGFTVGAIK from the coding sequence ATGGCGGCCGAGCGGGCGCGGCGCTGGGGGTTCCGGGCCGGGCACTTCGGGATCGTCGGCCTCTTCACCGTCTTCACGGCCTTCCCCTTCTACTGGATGCTGATCACCATGTTCAAGCGGGAGAGCGACCTGCTCAAGCGCGCCAACAACCCGTTCGTCTACAACGAGCCGCCGACGCTCGAGAACATCCGCGTCCTGTTCGAGGAGACGCTCTACGGGCGGTGGCTGGCCAATACGCTCTTCGTCGGCCTCCTGGTCGTCGTGATCACACTCGTCCTGGCGCTGCCCGCGGGGTACGCGCTGGCCCGGCTGGCGGGGCGCTGGGGCGAGCCTCTCGGCATCGGCATCTTCCTCACCTACCTGGTGCCACCGACGCTCCTGTTCATTCCGATGTCGCGCGTGATCGGCGACCTCGGGCTCCAGGACTCGCTGTGGTCTCTCGTGCTGGTCTACCCGTCGTTTACGGTGCCGTTCTGTACGTGGCTGCTCATGGGCTTCTTCAAGGCGATCCCGCCCGACCTCGAAGAGGCGGCCATGATCGACGGCCACAGCCGGCTCGGGGCCTTTGTGAAGGTGGTCGTGCCGCTCTCGATGGCGGGCATCCTCACCGTCATCATCTTCACGCTCACGCTGGTGATGCAGGAGTTCGTCTACGCGCTGACCTTCATCACCGCCGCCCGGAACTACACGGTCAGCGTGGGCGTGCCGACTTTCCTGGTCCACGGCGACGTGTACTTCTGGGGCTCGCTGATGGCGGGCTGCTTCATCGCGAGCGTGCCGATCGCCATCCTCTACAACTTCTTCGTGGACCGCTTCATCGCCGGCTTTACGGTCGGCGCGATCAAGTAG
- a CDS encoding ABC transporter ATP-binding protein produces the protein MAIVEARGVSKRFGDVRAVDGVDLSTKEGEFLVLLGPSGCGKTTLLRIIAGLERPTAGEILIGGQAVNDLPPRARKIAMVFQSYALYPHMSVFKNIAFPLKAQGLARDEIPKKVEWAAALFGIERLLERKPRQLSGGERQRVALARAVVREPAVFLLDEPLSNLDAKLRASARDELQQFQRRIATTTIYVTHDQIEAMGLGDRIAVMQGGRVRQIGTPTDVYDEPADTFVAGFLGSPPMNLVEVPDALVGFRPEHFLPRAALTDAASLTALPFRITRIEYLGADRLLYGVLEGRFEGARVIARLATTVEVTVQAGRTQEFGVRARDLKFFDKATGLRTAARPL, from the coding sequence GTGGCGATCGTCGAGGCCAGGGGGGTCAGCAAGCGGTTTGGTGACGTTCGGGCGGTGGACGGGGTGGACCTGTCCACCAAGGAGGGCGAGTTCCTCGTCCTCCTGGGGCCGTCGGGGTGCGGGAAGACGACCTTGCTCCGGATCATCGCCGGACTGGAGCGGCCGACGGCGGGCGAGATCCTGATCGGGGGGCAGGCCGTCAACGACCTGCCCCCGCGCGCCCGCAAGATCGCGATGGTGTTCCAGTCCTACGCCCTCTACCCGCACATGTCGGTGTTCAAGAACATCGCCTTTCCCCTGAAGGCCCAGGGCCTGGCGCGGGACGAGATCCCGAAGAAGGTCGAGTGGGCCGCGGCGCTCTTCGGGATCGAGCGGCTGCTCGAGCGCAAGCCGCGACAGCTCTCGGGCGGTGAGCGCCAGCGGGTGGCGCTGGCGCGCGCCGTCGTGCGCGAGCCTGCCGTGTTCCTGCTGGACGAGCCGCTCTCGAACCTTGACGCCAAGCTCCGGGCCTCGGCGCGGGACGAGCTGCAGCAGTTCCAGCGGCGCATCGCCACGACCACGATCTACGTCACGCACGACCAGATCGAGGCCATGGGGCTCGGCGACCGTATCGCGGTCATGCAGGGCGGCCGGGTGCGGCAGATCGGGACGCCGACGGACGTGTACGACGAGCCGGCCGACACCTTCGTGGCCGGCTTCCTCGGCTCACCGCCCATGAACCTCGTGGAGGTGCCCGACGCGCTGGTGGGCTTCCGCCCCGAGCACTTCCTGCCGCGGGCCGCCCTCACGGATGCCGCGAGCCTCACCGCGCTGCCGTTCAGGATCACGCGCATCGAGTATCTCGGCGCCGACCGGCTCCTCTACGGCGTCCTCGAGGGCCGCTTCGAGGGCGCGCGGGTCATCGCGCGGCTCGCCACCACGGTGGAGGTGACGGTGCAGGCGGGGCGCACGCAGGAGTTCGGCGTCCGGGCGCGAGATCTCAAGTTCTTCGACAAGGCGACGGGCCTCCGAACCGCGGCCCGGCCCCTGTGA
- the smpB gene encoding SsrA-binding protein SmpB yields the protein MAADKVISTNRRAYHDYEVLETYEAGIVLRGTEVKSLRESQVNFKDCYAAVDNGEAWLIGCYIAPYHHGTDANHDPERRRKLLLHKKEIGRLLGKVAERGLTLIPLRLYFKGGRAKCELGLARGKKLHDKRASLREREAKREMAKEARARQRA from the coding sequence ATGGCCGCTGACAAGGTCATCAGCACGAACCGCAGGGCCTACCACGACTACGAGGTCCTTGAGACCTACGAGGCCGGCATCGTGCTGCGCGGGACCGAGGTCAAGTCGCTCCGCGAGTCCCAGGTCAACTTCAAGGACTGTTACGCCGCCGTCGACAACGGCGAAGCATGGCTGATCGGCTGCTACATCGCGCCGTACCACCACGGCACCGACGCCAACCACGACCCGGAGCGGCGGCGCAAGCTCCTGCTGCACAAGAAGGAGATCGGGCGGCTTCTGGGGAAGGTCGCCGAGCGCGGGTTGACCCTGATCCCGCTTCGTCTATACTTCAAAGGTGGGCGCGCCAAGTGCGAGCTGGGGCTGGCGCGCGGCAAGAAGCTCCACGACAAGCGCGCGAGCCTTCGCGAGCGCGAGGCGAAGCGCGAGATGGCGAAAGAAGCACGGGCGCGGCAGCGCGCCTGA
- a CDS encoding GntR family transcriptional regulator: protein MTRKKTKKTSRLPASSRAYELAARLEGEIITGKRKPRERLVELELATAFGVSRAPIREALRMLEREGLVSNGPRGVQVAAITSEEVTDTFEILAYLEDLYTSRAAPHIGSDGVERMRRILEDMGHAVEVNDVHHYYDLNLQFHQVIRDVCPNRKLIHLLENLGKQTLRYRHLAMSLPGRLRVSLDEHRGILDALVQGDAAAAGRQARLSAERAYRALADLLRQNPQLA from the coding sequence TTGACCAGAAAGAAGACAAAGAAGACATCGAGACTACCCGCCTCATCGCGGGCGTACGAGCTCGCGGCCCGGCTGGAGGGCGAGATCATCACCGGGAAGCGAAAGCCGCGTGAGCGGCTCGTCGAATTGGAGCTGGCCACGGCCTTCGGGGTCAGCCGGGCTCCGATCCGCGAGGCGCTGCGGATGCTGGAGCGTGAGGGACTCGTGTCCAACGGCCCTCGGGGTGTGCAGGTGGCGGCCATCACCTCCGAGGAGGTCACCGACACGTTCGAGATCCTAGCTTATCTGGAGGATCTCTACACGAGCCGGGCCGCTCCCCACATCGGGTCCGACGGCGTCGAGCGCATGCGCAGGATCCTCGAGGACATGGGGCACGCGGTCGAGGTGAACGACGTTCACCACTACTACGACCTCAATCTCCAGTTCCACCAGGTCATCCGCGATGTGTGTCCGAACCGGAAGTTGATCCACCTCCTGGAGAACTTGGGCAAACAGACGCTGCGGTACCGCCACCTCGCCATGTCGCTGCCGGGTCGGCTCCGGGTCTCGCTCGACGAGCATCGGGGCATCCTCGACGCGCTCGTCCAGGGAGATGCCGCCGCGGCCGGCCGCCAGGCGAGGCTGAGTGCGGAGCGCGCCTACCGGGCGCTGGCTGACCTTCTCAGACAGAACCCCCAGCTCGCGTGA
- a CDS encoding amino acid ABC transporter ATP-binding protein, producing MIEFHGVSKWYGAHQVLSDIDLKVAAGAVVVICGPSGSGKSTLLRCINGLGHVQQGEVIVDGRVLGAPETDLGRLRAEIGVVFQSLNLYPHMTVLQNIALAPVIVRRQPRAEAERAARALLARVGMPEKAESFPSQLSGGQQQRVAIARALAMQPRIMLFDEPTSALDPEMITEVLDVMVGLARDGMTMVVVTHEMGFARKVADRIVFMDEGRIVEEGPPEAFFARPANPRTQAFLGKILVH from the coding sequence GTGATCGAGTTCCACGGGGTGAGCAAGTGGTACGGCGCCCACCAGGTCCTGAGCGATATCGACCTCAAGGTCGCCGCGGGCGCGGTGGTCGTGATCTGTGGGCCCTCCGGCTCCGGCAAGAGCACCCTGCTTCGGTGCATCAACGGCCTCGGTCACGTCCAGCAGGGCGAGGTGATCGTGGACGGCCGGGTGCTGGGTGCCCCCGAGACCGACCTGGGCCGGCTCCGGGCGGAGATCGGCGTGGTATTCCAGTCCTTGAACCTCTACCCGCACATGACCGTGCTCCAGAACATCGCCCTGGCGCCGGTCATCGTGCGGCGCCAGCCGCGCGCCGAGGCCGAGCGCGCGGCCCGGGCCTTGCTCGCGCGGGTGGGCATGCCCGAGAAGGCGGAGTCCTTTCCAAGCCAGCTCTCGGGAGGCCAGCAACAGCGCGTGGCCATAGCCCGCGCGCTCGCCATGCAGCCCCGGATCATGTTGTTTGACGAGCCCACCTCCGCGCTCGATCCGGAGATGATCACCGAGGTCCTGGACGTCATGGTCGGCCTCGCGCGCGACGGGATGACCATGGTGGTGGTCACGCACGAGATGGGGTTCGCGCGGAAGGTCGCCGACCGCATCGTGTTCATGGACGAGGGCCGCATCGTCGAGGAGGGGCCGCCCGAGGCCTTCTTCGCTCGTCCGGCCAATCCCCGTACACAAGCGTTCCTCGGCAAGATCCTGGTTCATTGA
- a CDS encoding aspartate aminotransferase family protein, giving the protein MTAKPTDSTTKPLARPQETRTEAQWLEIAREYSFRGRMDKGSFSGPVLAEGRGSVVRDVNGQEYLDFNSGQMCSALGHSNPTVVDAIKESCDTLIHASSSYFNVKEIELARRLGEIAPPPLKKSMFLGSGSDSNEAAVAIAKKYTGGFEVASPHVSFHGMSEASRSLTFAGWHQGYGPMTPGSYAIMAPYCYRCPIGLTFPKCEIACLKGSMEVLDAQSTGSLAAVMTEPLFSAGGVIEPPSGWLGALKQACRERDMLLIFDESQTGLGKLGSMFACEQEGVIPDLLTIAKHFGGGIEISAVLTTPEIEEVVAERGLVIGHSHTNDPLPCNAAIASLDVIVGDNLPERAQEVGKYWRSRLEELAAKHEVIGDVRGRGLIQGIELVRDRHSKKPYFEMGKALSRHCLTGGLLFSVRRNGSVIRFVPPFYSTHGELDRAADILDRGLTAAVEELSRSR; this is encoded by the coding sequence ATGACCGCCAAGCCTACCGACTCGACGACGAAGCCGCTCGCCCGCCCGCAGGAGACGCGCACCGAAGCGCAGTGGCTCGAGATCGCGCGCGAGTACAGCTTCCGAGGCCGCATGGACAAGGGCAGCTTCAGCGGTCCCGTCCTCGCGGAAGGCCGGGGCTCAGTGGTCCGTGATGTCAACGGCCAGGAGTACCTGGACTTCAACTCGGGGCAGATGTGCTCCGCCCTCGGCCACAGCAACCCCACGGTCGTGGACGCCATCAAGGAGAGCTGCGACACGCTGATCCACGCCAGCAGCAGCTATTTCAACGTGAAGGAGATCGAGCTGGCCCGCCGGCTCGGCGAGATTGCTCCGCCACCGCTGAAGAAATCCATGTTCCTCGGCTCGGGGAGCGATTCCAACGAGGCGGCCGTCGCCATCGCCAAGAAGTACACAGGGGGCTTCGAGGTGGCGAGCCCGCACGTGAGCTTCCACGGGATGTCGGAGGCAAGCCGATCGCTCACCTTCGCGGGCTGGCACCAGGGCTACGGACCCATGACCCCCGGCAGCTACGCCATCATGGCTCCCTACTGCTATCGCTGTCCGATCGGCCTCACCTTCCCCAAGTGCGAGATCGCCTGTCTCAAGGGGAGCATGGAGGTCCTGGACGCCCAGTCCACCGGCAGCCTGGCTGCCGTCATGACCGAGCCCCTGTTCAGCGCGGGCGGCGTCATCGAGCCCCCTTCCGGCTGGCTGGGCGCCCTCAAGCAGGCCTGCCGGGAGCGTGACATGCTCCTGATCTTCGACGAGTCGCAGACCGGGCTCGGCAAGCTCGGCAGCATGTTCGCCTGTGAGCAGGAGGGCGTGATTCCGGACCTGCTCACCATCGCCAAGCACTTCGGCGGCGGCATCGAGATCAGCGCGGTGCTCACGACCCCCGAGATCGAGGAGGTCGTGGCGGAGCGCGGGCTCGTCATCGGGCACTCGCACACCAACGACCCGCTGCCCTGCAACGCCGCCATTGCCAGCCTCGACGTGATCGTCGGCGACAACCTGCCCGAGCGCGCGCAGGAGGTCGGGAAGTACTGGCGGAGCCGGCTGGAAGAGCTGGCCGCCAAGCACGAGGTGATCGGCGACGTCCGCGGCCGGGGATTGATCCAGGGCATCGAGCTGGTGCGGGACCGCCACTCGAAGAAACCGTACTTCGAGATGGGGAAGGCTCTCTCCCGCCACTGCCTCACCGGCGGTCTCCTCTTCAGCGTGCGCCGGAACGGGAGCGTCATTCGCTTCGTGCCTCCCTTCTACTCGACCCATGGCGAGCTGGACCGGGCCGCCGACATTCTCGACCGCGGGCTCACCGCGGCCGTCGAGGAGCTGAGCCGCTCTCGGTGA